CAAATGATTACGTTGGTGCTGTAATGGAAATTTGCCAAGGGAAACGTGGTACATTCCTTGATATGCAATATTTAGATGAAACACGTGTTACGTTAACATATGAGATCCCACTTTCTGAAATCGTATACGACTTCTTTGATCAATTGAAGTCTAATACGAAAGGGTATGCATCATTTGATTACGAGTTAATCGGTTACAAACCGTCTAGACTTGTGAAGATGGATATTTTATTAAATAATGAACAAGTCGATGCTTTATCATTCATTGTACATCGCGATTCAGCCTATGATCGTGGTAAAGTAATTGTAGAAAAATTAAAAGAATTAATTCCAAGACAACAGTTTGAAGTACCAATTCAAGCGACAATTGGGAACAAAGTTGTAGCGCGTTCTACAATTAAAGCGATGCGTAAAAACGTACTTGCAAAATGTTATGGTGGTGACATTTCTCGTAAACGTAAACTTCTTGATAAACAAAAAGAAGGTAAAAAACGTATGAAGTCTGTTGGTTCTGTAGAAGTGCCACAAGAAGCATTCATGGCTGTATTAAAAATGGACGATAACTAATAAAAAAGAAGCCGTTTGTGCGGCTTCTTTTTGTACGTAGGATTACTTTTTTAGACATCTTTTCATCTCTCCTTTACAATGGTGAGGATGCTTTTTATTGTAAGAAACAACAGTGATATAGAGTTAGGAGACTATTGATGTCTGAAAATATTCGAAAAGATATTCAAGAAAAAATACAAAACGGTGATTTTAATTGTGAAAAAGAATTGACGCTTTCTATTATTAGCGGAAAGTGGAAAGTTGTAATCTTGTGGCATCTAGGTGTAGAAGGGTCGCATCGCTTTAGTGAGTTACAACGACTATTCCCAAACATTTCTCATAAGGTTTTATCTAATCAATTAAAAGAATTAATGGAAGATGGAATCATTGATCGGACAGTATATCCAGAAGTACCTCCGCGGGTAGAGTACTTTATGACTGATTTAGGTATGACGCTTTTACCAATCGTCGAAATGATGTATGATTGGGGAAAAATGCGAATGGAACAAATTCGTAACACGTTACAGAAGTAAAGGAGCCTCCGAAGTGCGGAGGTTTTCTTTTTAGAAAGGTAGGAGTCTAGTTTAATGCAAGCTGCATATATTCATATTCCGTTTTGTCAGCATATTTGTCACTATTGTGATTTTAATAAAGTATTTATTGAACGTCAGCCTGTTGATCAATATTTAGAGTATTTAGAGAAAGAAATTATAAATACGGTTCAAAAGGTGCCGTTTGAAAATATGAAAACGATTTTTGTTGGGGGCGGGACACCAACGGCATTAAATGTGGAGCAGACAAAAAAGCTGTTAGATATTATTAATCGCCGTTTACGTCCGTTCGCTCCAAACTGTGAATTGACGTTTGAAGCAAATCCTGGAGATTTGCCAAAAGAAAAGTTGAACCTGCTATTAGATGGTGGTGTCAATCGAATTAGCTTTGGTGTGCAAACATTTCGAGATGAATTACTTCAGAAAATTGGACGTAAGCATACGAGGGAAGATGCATTTGTAGCGATTCGTGAAGCGCAGGAAGTAGGCTTTACGAATATTAATGTGGATTTAATTTATGCATTACCAGGGCAAACGATAGAAGATGTGAAAGAAACGTTGGACATTGCTTTTACGTTAGGAGTTCAGCATTTTTCTGCATATTCCTTAATTGTTGAACCGAAAACGATTTTTTATAATTTAATGAACAAAGGAAAATTAAGACTTCCAGGGGAAGAGCATGAAGCAAGAATGTATGAAATAGTAATGGATGAAATGGAAAATCATGGCTATAAACAGTATGAAATCAGTAATTTTTCAAAAGAAGGCTATGAAAGTAGACATAATCTCACATACTGGAATAATGAACAGTATTATGGTTTTGGAGCTGGTGCTCACAGTTATGTAAACGGAGAACGAATTCAAAATGTTGGCCCGTTAAAGCAATATTTCTCTAAAATTGATGAGACAGGCTTCCCTTATTTAGACGTCCACGAAGTAACAAGAAAAGAAAGAATGGAAGAAGAACTATTTTTAGGGCTTCGGAAAACAAAGGGCGTTTCTAAGCTTACATTCCAAAAGAAATTTGGTGTCGAAATGGATGAGATTTTTGCAAAGCAGTTATTATCCAACAAGGAATATGGATTGCTTCAGGATAAAGGTAACCATGTTTGTTTGACGAGACAAGGTAAGTTATTAGGGAATGAAGTATTTCAGTCGTTTTTAATTGATTAATTAAATGTTCAGTAGGTATGAAAAAGTTTCTCTATTTTGTGACGTTTCCGTTGACAATTGAATGTCAATTTTGGTAAGTTATTAATAGATTTAGCACTCGAAGACAAAGAGTGCTAACAGAGGTGATGATGAGATGCTTACGGAACGTCAGCTCTTGATTTTACAAACAATTATTGATGACTTTATTGGATCAGCGCAACCTGTTGGGTCAAGAACGTTGGCTAAAAAAGATGAAATTACATTTAGTTCAGCTACGATTCGAAATGAAATGGCTGATTTAGAGGAACTGGGATTTATCGAAAAGACACACAGTTCTTCTGGACGTGTTCCTTCAGAAAAAGGATATCGATTTTATGTAGACCATCTTTTAGCACCACAACATTTATCGAATGAGGATGTTGTACAGATTAAGGATTTATTTGCTGAAAGAATTTTTGAAGCGGAAAAAATTGCACAGCAATCCGCTCAAATTTTATCAGAGCTCACAAATTATACGGCAATTGTTCTTGGACCGAAAGTGAGTGCAAATAAATTAAAGAATGTACAAATTGTTCCGCTGGATCATCAAACAGCAGTCGCCATTATTGTAACAGATACAGGTCATGTACAAAGCAAAACGATTACCGTTCCGGAATCTGTTGATTTATCAGATTTAGAAAAAATGGTTAATATTTTAAACGAAAAGCTATCTGGTGTGCCGATGGCGGAGTTGCATAATAAAATTTTAAAAGA
This sequence is a window from Bacillus pseudomycoides DSM 12442. Protein-coding genes within it:
- the hemW gene encoding radical SAM family heme chaperone HemW — protein: MQAAYIHIPFCQHICHYCDFNKVFIERQPVDQYLEYLEKEIINTVQKVPFENMKTIFVGGGTPTALNVEQTKKLLDIINRRLRPFAPNCELTFEANPGDLPKEKLNLLLDGGVNRISFGVQTFRDELLQKIGRKHTREDAFVAIREAQEVGFTNINVDLIYALPGQTIEDVKETLDIAFTLGVQHFSAYSLIVEPKTIFYNLMNKGKLRLPGEEHEARMYEIVMDEMENHGYKQYEISNFSKEGYESRHNLTYWNNEQYYGFGAGAHSYVNGERIQNVGPLKQYFSKIDETGFPYLDVHEVTRKERMEEELFLGLRKTKGVSKLTFQKKFGVEMDEIFAKQLLSNKEYGLLQDKGNHVCLTRQGKLLGNEVFQSFLID
- the hrcA gene encoding heat-inducible transcriptional repressor HrcA, translating into MLTERQLLILQTIIDDFIGSAQPVGSRTLAKKDEITFSSATIRNEMADLEELGFIEKTHSSSGRVPSEKGYRFYVDHLLAPQHLSNEDVVQIKDLFAERIFEAEKIAQQSAQILSELTNYTAIVLGPKVSANKLKNVQIVPLDHQTAVAIIVTDTGHVQSKTITVPESVDLSDLEKMVNILNEKLSGVPMAELHNKILKEIVTVLRGYVHNYDSAIKMLDGTFQVPLSEKIYFGGKANMLSQPEFHDIQKVRSLLTMIDNEAEFYDILRNKQVGIQVKIGRENSSTAMEDCSLISATYSIGEEQIGTIAILGPTRMQYSRVISLLQLFSRQFTDGLNGLYKSK
- a CDS encoding winged helix-turn-helix transcriptional regulator, translating into MSENIRKDIQEKIQNGDFNCEKELTLSIISGKWKVVILWHLGVEGSHRFSELQRLFPNISHKVLSNQLKELMEDGIIDRTVYPEVPPRVEYFMTDLGMTLLPIVEMMYDWGKMRMEQIRNTLQK